Proteins co-encoded in one Candidatus Nitrosacidococcus tergens genomic window:
- a CDS encoding multifunctional CCA addition/repair protein, with protein MKIYLVGGAIRDKLLGYPIKERDYVIVGTTSEELIAQGFTSVGKDFPVFLHPETKEEYALARTERKTKPGYKGFQVYASPEITLEEDLQRRDLTINAIAQDENGTLIDPFGGQRDLKNKILRHISLAFVEDPVRILRIARFAARFNFSIASETLDLMRQMVTNREVDHLTPERVWKELERALQEKYPQNFFKTLRACDALAKIFPEIESLFHIPIERNTSTEDNMGEYTLSLLKAAAILALDTQIQFGLLVHAFGKSNLYAKSAANREELLISTFCNRLRIPNIYQEFAVLVARYYPQLNQSQRLSAKELLILLQNLDAFRRSDRFEKFLLVCKTIYEKQKNNYCCNTQILKPAYQAAVKVNIQQIIADGFKGKAIGEQLYCRRINAIDQLKLQDITNQI; from the coding sequence TTGAAAATTTATCTAGTAGGTGGTGCAATACGGGATAAGCTACTTGGGTATCCTATAAAGGAGCGTGATTACGTAATAGTTGGTACTACTTCTGAAGAGCTTATAGCTCAAGGATTTACCTCTGTAGGAAAGGATTTTCCTGTATTTCTCCACCCAGAGACTAAAGAAGAATATGCTCTAGCTCGTACTGAGCGTAAAACAAAGCCTGGCTATAAAGGGTTTCAAGTTTATGCTTCTCCTGAAATTACTTTAGAAGAAGATTTACAACGCCGTGATTTAACCATTAATGCTATTGCTCAAGATGAAAATGGCACATTAATTGATCCTTTCGGTGGACAAAGAGATTTAAAAAATAAAATATTACGTCATATATCTTTAGCGTTTGTTGAAGATCCGGTACGGATTTTGCGTATTGCACGATTTGCTGCTCGATTTAATTTTTCTATTGCTTCTGAAACTTTAGATCTTATGAGGCAAATGGTAACCAATAGAGAAGTAGATCACCTGACCCCTGAACGAGTTTGGAAAGAACTTGAACGAGCTCTTCAAGAAAAATACCCTCAAAACTTTTTTAAAACTTTAAGGGCGTGCGATGCTTTGGCGAAAATATTTCCAGAAATTGAGTCTCTATTTCATATCCCTATTGAGAGGAATACAAGTACAGAAGATAATATGGGAGAATACACTCTATCTCTTTTAAAAGCTGCTGCTATTTTAGCTTTAGATACCCAAATCCAATTTGGGCTTTTAGTGCACGCTTTTGGTAAAAGTAATTTGTATGCTAAATCAGCTGCTAATCGAGAGGAGCTACTTATTTCTACCTTTTGTAATCGGTTGCGAATTCCGAACATCTATCAAGAGTTTGCGGTTTTAGTCGCTCGTTATTACCCTCAGCTTAACCAATCCCAGCGTTTATCTGCTAAAGAGCTACTTATCTTGCTACAGAATTTAGACGCCTTTCGCCGTTCAGATCGGTTTGAGAAATTTCTATTAGTTTGTAAAACTATATATGAAAAGCAAAAAAATAATTATTGCTGTAATACACAAATATTAAAACCTGCTTATCAGGCAGCGGTAAAAGTAAATATACAACAAATTATAGCGGATGGATTTAAAGGAAAAGCAATTGGGGAGCAATTATATTGCCGGCGTATTAATGCTATTGATCAACTAAAATTACAAGATATTACTAATCAGATTTGA
- a CDS encoding GNAT family N-acetyltransferase, translating to MNSKKINSSDLQHLPRSEKEVLLSFRLGDLILYRKKLLLLTYHYHSSWIIFHKNGFTLNEVITLVKSDGNRPSLLRSLPVQQISTKLTKISNYLIYTADSYQRCFVDLKLGADKYINHFSNKTRSTLRRKERKFADACGGQINWREYRTVAELTEFYPIARTISKKTYQENLFDAGLPEDKQFYDTMLKDGAQGAALGYIIFDDKNNPLAYLYCPIIDGVVLYQYLGYINNHPLNSFSPGTVLLWLVLLHLQEQSHYQWFDFTEGGGDKSTGQKARFATHQINCANLWVMEKTLANQLLFFTHRLIDNLSKLIGDTLEKIGVKQKIKQWIRQKSIKSD from the coding sequence ATGAATTCTAAGAAAATAAATAGCTCTGATCTGCAGCATTTACCCAGAAGTGAAAAGGAAGTTTTACTTTCATTCCGTTTAGGGGATTTAATCCTTTATCGTAAAAAGCTTTTACTATTGACTTATCACTATCATTCTTCTTGGATTATTTTTCATAAAAATGGGTTTACCCTCAATGAAGTTATTACATTGGTTAAAAGTGATGGTAATCGTCCATCTCTATTACGATCTTTACCTGTTCAGCAAATATCGACTAAGCTAACTAAAATCTCAAACTATCTTATATATACTGCAGATAGCTATCAGCGCTGTTTTGTAGATTTAAAACTCGGTGCAGATAAATACATAAATCATTTCTCAAATAAAACTCGCTCTACTCTTCGGCGTAAAGAGCGGAAATTTGCCGATGCTTGTGGGGGGCAAATAAATTGGCGTGAGTATCGTACTGTAGCAGAATTAACCGAGTTCTATCCTATTGCACGAACTATTTCTAAAAAGACTTATCAAGAAAATTTATTTGATGCCGGACTACCTGAGGATAAACAATTTTATGACACCATGCTAAAAGATGGTGCACAAGGTGCTGCTCTTGGTTATATTATTTTTGATGATAAAAATAATCCACTTGCTTATCTTTATTGCCCTATTATTGATGGGGTAGTTCTATATCAATATCTAGGATATATTAATAATCACCCACTTAACTCTTTCTCTCCAGGCACTGTATTATTATGGCTTGTACTGTTACACCTTCAAGAACAGAGTCATTATCAGTGGTTTGATTTTACAGAAGGAGGAGGGGATAAATCAACAGGGCAAAAAGCTAGATTTGCAACCCATCAAATAAACTGCGCTAACCTTTGGGTTATGGAAAAAACACTTGCGAATCAATTACTATTTTTTACCCATCGATTGATTGATAATCTATCTAAACTCATCGGAGATACGCTAGAGAAAATAGGAGTAAAACAGAAAATAAAACAATGGATTCGGCAAAAATCTATCAAATCTGATTAG
- the rho gene encoding transcription termination factor Rho → MNLTELKTKSTPEILGIAQSMGLEGMSRLRRQDLIFALLKAHAKNGDDIYGSGVLELLQDGFGFLRSSSSSYLAGPDDIYVSPSQIRRFGLRTGHTIEGKIRPPKEGERYFALLKINDIDFAPPEQSQDKILFENLTPLFANERLILERGNGSTEDLTPRVIDLIAPIGKGQRGLIVSAPKSGKTVMLQNIAQSIAANHPECYIIVLLIDERPEEVTEVMRSVKGEVISSTFDEPASRHVQVSEMVIEKAKRLVEHKRDVVILLDSITRLARAYNTVAPSSGKVLTGGVDANALQRPKRFFGAARNLEEGGSLTIIATALIDTGSRMDDVIYEEFKGTGNMEIHLERKLAEKRIYPAINISRSGTRREELLTAPDNLQKTWILHKLLAPMDEAEAMEFLLNKLKETKTNASFFDSMKR, encoded by the coding sequence ATGAATCTAACTGAGCTTAAAACAAAAAGTACCCCTGAAATATTAGGAATTGCCCAATCTATGGGGTTAGAGGGTATGTCTAGGTTACGCCGCCAAGATCTTATTTTCGCTTTGCTTAAAGCCCATGCTAAAAATGGAGATGATATTTACGGCAGTGGTGTGTTAGAGCTTCTTCAAGATGGGTTTGGATTTTTACGTTCATCAAGTTCTTCCTATCTTGCAGGGCCTGATGATATTTATGTTTCCCCAAGCCAAATTAGGCGATTTGGGCTTCGCACTGGTCACACTATTGAGGGAAAGATACGACCTCCAAAAGAGGGAGAACGTTATTTTGCCCTACTGAAAATCAATGACATTGATTTTGCTCCACCAGAGCAATCTCAAGATAAAATTTTATTTGAGAATCTAACTCCTCTCTTCGCTAATGAGCGATTAATACTAGAAAGAGGTAACGGTAGTACAGAAGATCTTACCCCTAGAGTAATCGATTTAATTGCACCTATTGGTAAGGGACAACGGGGATTAATTGTTTCTGCACCTAAATCTGGTAAAACAGTCATGCTGCAAAACATTGCTCAGTCCATTGCAGCAAATCACCCAGAGTGTTATATCATTGTCTTACTTATTGATGAGCGTCCAGAAGAAGTTACTGAAGTGATGCGTTCTGTAAAAGGTGAAGTAATTTCCAGTACTTTCGACGAACCTGCAAGCCGTCATGTGCAAGTCTCTGAAATGGTAATTGAAAAAGCAAAACGCCTTGTAGAGCATAAGCGAGATGTAGTAATCCTCTTAGATTCAATTACTCGATTAGCTCGTGCTTACAACACGGTGGCTCCATCCTCTGGAAAAGTGCTTACAGGTGGAGTAGATGCAAATGCTTTGCAAAGACCTAAACGCTTTTTCGGGGCTGCACGTAATTTAGAAGAAGGAGGAAGTTTAACTATTATTGCAACTGCACTTATTGATACTGGATCACGTATGGATGATGTGATTTATGAAGAATTCAAAGGTACAGGCAATATGGAAATTCATCTTGAAAGAAAGTTAGCAGAAAAAAGGATTTATCCTGCAATCAATATTAGCCGATCGGGTACTCGCCGAGAAGAATTGCTTACCGCACCAGATAACCTACAAAAAACATGGATTTTGCATAAATTACTTGCCCCTATGGATGAGGCTGAAGCCATGGAATTCTTACTAAATAAATTAAAAGAAACTAAGACAAATGCATCATTCTTTGATTCCATGAAGCGTTAA
- the miaA gene encoding tRNA (adenosine(37)-N6)-dimethylallyltransferase MiaA, protein MGPTASGKTDLALALCEYLPCEIISVDSAQVYRGMDIGTAKPNIDIRQTYPHHLIDILDPAQSYSAGQFYEDALYLMNAITKRNRIPLLVGGTMLYFHTLKYGISSLPARDLAIRTEIEREAEIIGWKALHDRLAIIDPLSANHINPNDPQRIQRALEVYRLTGKPLSSLINSIYPSLPYNVIRVSVLPKERSLLHHRIKQRFLAMLKKGFLEEVKNLFQRADLNIKLASIRAVGYRQAWFYMQNKLSLSEMTDQAIIATRQMAKRQLTWLRRERDSLQILSEETCAKELHQKINKYL, encoded by the coding sequence ATGGGGCCTACAGCATCAGGAAAAACAGATCTTGCTTTAGCACTTTGTGAGTATTTACCCTGTGAGATTATTAGTGTTGATTCAGCACAGGTTTACCGAGGAATGGATATTGGTACTGCAAAACCCAATATAGATATACGTCAAACTTACCCTCATCATCTCATTGATATTCTCGATCCCGCCCAATCTTATTCAGCAGGGCAATTTTATGAAGATGCACTTTATTTAATGAATGCAATCACTAAACGTAATCGTATTCCTTTATTGGTGGGGGGAACTATGTTGTATTTCCATACTTTAAAATACGGAATTTCTTCTCTACCTGCTAGAGATTTGGCTATTAGGACTGAAATTGAAAGAGAAGCAGAAATAATAGGATGGAAAGCTTTACACGATCGATTAGCAATTATCGATCCCCTCTCTGCTAATCATATTAATCCTAACGATCCACAGAGAATCCAAAGAGCTTTAGAAGTTTATCGACTAACAGGCAAACCTTTAAGTTCATTAATTAACTCTATCTATCCTAGCCTACCATACAATGTAATTAGAGTTTCAGTTTTACCAAAAGAGAGATCTCTACTTCATCATCGTATTAAACAGCGATTTTTAGCTATGCTAAAGAAAGGATTCTTAGAGGAAGTAAAAAATTTATTTCAACGTGCTGATTTAAATATAAAACTAGCATCTATACGTGCGGTAGGCTACCGTCAAGCTTGGTTTTATATGCAAAATAAACTCTCGCTTTCTGAAATGACCGATCAGGCAATTATTGCTACTCGGCAAATGGCAAAGCGTCAACTAACTTGGCTTAGACGAGAAAGAGATAGCTTACAGATTTTATCTGAAGAAACTTGTGCAAAAGAACTACACCAAAAAATAAATAAGTATTTGTAA
- the hfq gene encoding RNA chaperone Hfq encodes MSRWQSLQDPFLNILRKERVSVSIYLVNGIKLQGQVESFDQFVILLKNTVSQMVYKHAISTIVPARNVKLPANELGNIDQNTEKSLPNDDE; translated from the coding sequence ATGTCGCGCTGGCAATCACTACAAGATCCTTTTCTTAATATTTTACGTAAGGAGAGAGTTTCTGTATCTATTTATTTAGTCAATGGTATTAAGCTACAGGGACAAGTTGAATCTTTTGATCAGTTTGTTATTTTATTAAAAAATACAGTAAGCCAAATGGTATATAAGCATGCTATATCAACGATTGTTCCTGCACGTAATGTTAAATTACCTGCTAATGAGCTAGGTAATATTGATCAAAACACTGAAAAATCACTACCTAATGATGATGAATAA
- the hflX gene encoding GTPase HflX, with the protein MEYTNNQPYFYRAILVEVVFYRTTGDQKQIELISLVRSADIQVLEVLVSKRATPHPKYFIGSGKLDEIYHKTRTQEANLVIFNQNLTPSQERNLAKFLQCEVLDRTELILHIFAQRARSYEGKLQVELAQLQHLSTRLVRGWTHLERQKGGIGLRGPGETQLETDRRLIGNRIKQLRKCLERVRKQRSQSRYARHKARVVTVSLVGYTNAGKSTLFNCLTKSQVFADNKLFATLDPTLRKFQLEANTSLVLADTVGFIRDLPHSLIDAFYATLEEIKESALLLHIIDYSSEDRKDLVDQVNKVLSEIGADDIPRIEVYNKIDQIADIKPKIERNEAGNINKVWLSALQYKSLALLKQVLIEFFKVGKSIENGNVDLPVRTISL; encoded by the coding sequence GTGGAGTACACTAATAATCAGCCCTATTTTTATAGGGCTATTTTAGTAGAGGTTGTTTTTTATAGAACAACAGGCGATCAAAAGCAAATAGAACTTATATCACTTGTCCGCTCTGCAGATATACAAGTATTAGAGGTGCTAGTCAGTAAGAGAGCAACACCTCATCCAAAGTATTTTATTGGTAGCGGAAAATTAGATGAAATCTATCATAAAACCCGCACCCAAGAAGCTAACTTAGTTATCTTTAATCAAAATTTAACGCCAAGCCAAGAGCGTAACTTAGCAAAATTTCTACAATGTGAGGTTTTGGATCGAACTGAGCTTATTCTACATATTTTTGCTCAAAGAGCACGATCTTATGAAGGAAAATTGCAAGTAGAGCTTGCTCAGTTACAACATTTATCTACCCGATTAGTACGAGGATGGACGCACTTAGAGCGACAGAAGGGTGGTATTGGGTTACGAGGACCTGGAGAAACCCAATTAGAGACAGATCGCCGCTTAATTGGTAATCGAATTAAGCAATTACGTAAATGCTTAGAGCGAGTGCGCAAACAACGTAGTCAAAGTCGATATGCACGGCATAAAGCAAGAGTTGTTACTGTTTCTCTAGTAGGATATACAAATGCGGGTAAATCCACTTTATTTAATTGCTTAACTAAGTCACAAGTTTTTGCGGATAATAAATTATTCGCAACTCTAGATCCTACTTTAAGAAAATTTCAACTAGAGGCTAATACTTCTTTAGTATTAGCAGATACTGTTGGATTTATCCGTGATTTACCCCATAGCCTTATTGATGCTTTCTATGCAACTCTAGAGGAAATTAAAGAATCTGCACTGCTACTTCATATTATCGATTACTCTTCTGAAGATAGAAAGGATTTAGTGGATCAAGTCAATAAAGTACTCTCTGAAATTGGTGCAGACGATATACCTCGTATTGAAGTCTATAACAAGATTGATCAAATTGCTGATATAAAACCAAAAATAGAAAGAAATGAAGCAGGAAATATTAATAAAGTATGGCTTTCTGCCCTTCAATATAAGAGTTTAGCTTTACTAAAACAGGTACTAATAGAGTTTTTTAAAGTGGGTAAAAGTATAGAAAATGGTAATGTGGATTTGCCAGTTAGAACTATATCCTTGTAA
- the hflK gene encoding FtsH protease activity modulator HflK — translation MAWNEPNGNKDNDSWNKNGDQQGPPDLDEIIHNLKTKLNKFFGNKNGGGPSFLEQGPSSRGLVLLALIAIAGWVGSGIYIVKPAERGVVLRFGKYTTTVDSGPHWHIPYPIEKVELIDVAQIRSYEIGYRSTGRGQSGSPVPSESLMLTQDENIVDVRIAVQYRIKDAAHYLFNVRHADINLRQVLESALREVVGKNTMDFVLTEGRSETMIQTQTLAQEVLDQYKAGMLVTSVNMQDAQPPEQVQEAFADAIKAREDEQRLRNEAEAYANDIIPKARGAAFRKIREAEAYKSQVIAHAQGETAKFSQILEEYLVAPEITEKRLYLEAMESVMKGSRKVLVDVPGSTNVFYLPLGNNESEESNKTRRTISLDQLPAIIRGKNMNQQDHSLQDNNSRNRRTR, via the coding sequence ATGGCTTGGAATGAGCCTAATGGAAACAAAGATAATGATTCTTGGAATAAAAATGGTGATCAACAAGGGCCACCAGATCTAGATGAAATTATCCATAACCTCAAAACTAAACTAAATAAATTCTTTGGTAATAAAAATGGAGGAGGACCAAGTTTTTTAGAGCAAGGACCGAGTAGTAGAGGTCTTGTTTTATTAGCACTTATTGCTATAGCTGGCTGGGTAGGCTCAGGTATTTATATTGTTAAACCTGCAGAGCGAGGAGTAGTGCTTCGATTTGGTAAATATACAACTACGGTTGATTCAGGACCACATTGGCATATTCCCTATCCTATTGAGAAAGTAGAATTAATAGATGTAGCACAAATTAGAAGCTATGAAATTGGTTATCGATCTACGGGTAGAGGACAGTCTGGATCTCCTGTGCCTAGTGAATCCTTAATGCTCACGCAGGATGAAAACATAGTAGATGTACGTATTGCAGTTCAGTATAGAATTAAAGATGCAGCTCATTATTTGTTTAATGTACGTCATGCAGATATTAATTTACGGCAAGTACTTGAAAGTGCATTAAGAGAAGTAGTAGGTAAAAATACTATGGATTTTGTGCTTACAGAAGGACGTAGTGAGACGATGATCCAAACTCAAACCCTAGCCCAAGAAGTTTTAGATCAGTATAAGGCAGGAATGCTTGTCACTAGCGTAAACATGCAAGATGCTCAACCACCAGAGCAGGTACAAGAAGCTTTTGCTGATGCTATTAAAGCTAGGGAGGATGAGCAAAGACTTCGTAACGAAGCTGAAGCCTATGCAAATGACATTATTCCTAAAGCACGAGGTGCGGCTTTTCGTAAGATTAGAGAAGCAGAAGCTTATAAGAGCCAAGTGATTGCCCATGCTCAAGGTGAGACTGCAAAATTTTCTCAGATTCTTGAAGAATACTTAGTAGCCCCAGAAATTACTGAAAAACGTCTTTATCTTGAGGCTATGGAATCAGTAATGAAAGGAAGCCGTAAAGTACTTGTTGATGTACCTGGAAGTACTAATGTATTTTATCTACCTCTTGGAAATAATGAGAGTGAGGAGAGTAATAAAACGAGACGTACAATCTCCTTAGATCAATTACCTGCTATTATCCGAGGTAAAAATATGAACCAACAAGATCATAGTCTACAAGACAATAATAGCCGAAATCGGAGGACGCGTTAG